Proteins from a genomic interval of Salvelinus alpinus chromosome 7, SLU_Salpinus.1, whole genome shotgun sequence:
- the LOC139581786 gene encoding clathrin light chain B-like isoform X3: MADADFGFPSDNGVLPVEVDPAAAFLAQQESEIAVIENDDEGVGALEGSVEQPPAADSPATVEYDTGFTEASAATVNGDMFELESNGPSDSYAAIAQVDSLRAEPESLRKWREEQKARLEQLDSASKAAEAEWKEKAKKELEDWHVHQIEQMEKNKSHNSVHGGSSPDRERERPTYITSVAMEVYHQTSKQRKLRKVSKGI, encoded by the exons ATGGCTGATGCAGATTTCGGGTTCCCGTCTGACAACGGAGTGCTGCCTGTCGAGGTGGACCCGGCAGCAGCTTTCTTAGCCCAGCAAGAAAGCGAAATAGCGGTGATAGAGAATGACGACGAAGGAGTCGGAGCTTTGGAGGGATCCGTTGAACAACCGCCGGCAGCCGATTCACCTGCTACTGTAGAAtatg ATACCGGGTTTACAGAAGCATCAGCAGCCACGGTAAACGGAGACATGTTTGAGCTG GAGTCCAACGGTCCATCGGACAGCTATGCGGCCATCGCCCAGGTGGACTCTCTGAGAGCAGAGCCTGAGAGCCTGCGTAAGTGGAGGGAGGAGCAGAAGGCACGGCTGGAACAACTAG ACTCTGCGTCCAAGGCTGCGGAGGCTGAGTGGAAAGAGAAGGCCAAGAAAGAGCTGGAGGACTGGCATGTGCACCAGATTGAACAGATGGAGAAGAACAAGTCTCACAACAG TGTCCATGGAGGCTCcagcccagacagagagagagagagacctacctacatTACCAGCGTTGCTATGGAAGTTTACCACCAGACATCAAAACAGAGAAAGCTAAGAAAAGTTTcaaag
- the LOC139581786 gene encoding clathrin light chain B-like isoform X4, which yields MADADFGFPSDNGVLPVEVDPAAAFLAQQESEIAVIENDDEGVGALEGSVEQPPAADSPATVEYDTGFTEASAATVNGDMFELESNGPSDSYAAIAQVDSLRAEPESLRKWREEQKARLEQLDSASKAAEAEWKEKAKKELEDWHVHQIEQMEKNKSHNSVHGGSSPDRERERPTYITSVAMEVYHQTSKQRKLRKVSKAC from the exons ATGGCTGATGCAGATTTCGGGTTCCCGTCTGACAACGGAGTGCTGCCTGTCGAGGTGGACCCGGCAGCAGCTTTCTTAGCCCAGCAAGAAAGCGAAATAGCGGTGATAGAGAATGACGACGAAGGAGTCGGAGCTTTGGAGGGATCCGTTGAACAACCGCCGGCAGCCGATTCACCTGCTACTGTAGAAtatg ATACCGGGTTTACAGAAGCATCAGCAGCCACGGTAAACGGAGACATGTTTGAGCTG GAGTCCAACGGTCCATCGGACAGCTATGCGGCCATCGCCCAGGTGGACTCTCTGAGAGCAGAGCCTGAGAGCCTGCGTAAGTGGAGGGAGGAGCAGAAGGCACGGCTGGAACAACTAG ACTCTGCGTCCAAGGCTGCGGAGGCTGAGTGGAAAGAGAAGGCCAAGAAAGAGCTGGAGGACTGGCATGTGCACCAGATTGAACAGATGGAGAAGAACAAGTCTCACAACAG TGTCCATGGAGGCTCcagcccagacagagagagagagagacctacctacatTACCAGCGTTGCTATGGAAGTTTACCACCAGACATCAAAACAGAGAAAGCTAAGAAAAGTTTcaaag